In the genome of Staphylococcus durrellii, one region contains:
- a CDS encoding zinc-dependent alcohol dehydrogenase family protein yields the protein MKTRAAVLHEMGTPGPYSESKPLTIETLELSEPRENEVLIKIKATGLCHSDLSVINGSRPRPMPMVLGHEAAGEIIQIGDRVTDYDVGDHVVCTFIPSCGGCIPCKEGRPALCENGAASNATGEMIEGGFRLQSDKDDVMHHLLGVAGFSDYAVVSTHSIVKVDKDIPFEKVAIFGCAVITGIGAVINTAKVRSGSTVAVIGLGGIGLNAIMGAKLAGASEIIALDINEEKFDLAKKLGATAVFNSSDDNIVEAVKDYEQGGVDFAFETAGVVPAMDVAYKITKRGGTTTSTGLPDPKHKFAFPQVTLAAEERTIKGSYVGSCVPDRDIPNFISLYKQGRLPVDELLTDTLPLEDINEGFDRLAKGEAARLVITMDN from the coding sequence ATGAAGACAAGAGCAGCAGTGCTACATGAAATGGGGACGCCTGGGCCTTATTCAGAAAGTAAGCCATTAACAATAGAAACATTAGAATTGTCAGAGCCTCGAGAAAATGAAGTGTTAATCAAAATTAAAGCAACTGGATTATGTCATTCTGATTTATCAGTGATTAATGGTAGTAGACCTAGACCTATGCCTATGGTATTAGGACATGAGGCGGCCGGAGAAATTATTCAAATAGGCGACCGTGTTACTGACTATGACGTTGGGGACCATGTAGTTTGTACATTTATTCCTAGTTGTGGTGGTTGTATACCATGTAAAGAAGGTCGACCTGCCTTATGTGAAAATGGGGCAGCATCAAATGCTACAGGGGAAATGATAGAAGGTGGTTTTAGACTACAATCTGATAAAGATGACGTGATGCATCATTTGTTAGGCGTAGCAGGATTTTCTGACTATGCAGTCGTATCAACTCATTCTATTGTAAAAGTAGATAAAGATATACCTTTTGAAAAAGTGGCAATCTTCGGTTGTGCAGTTATTACAGGTATTGGAGCAGTAATTAACACTGCCAAAGTTCGTTCTGGGAGTACCGTCGCAGTAATAGGTTTAGGTGGTATCGGATTAAATGCGATTATGGGTGCCAAATTAGCCGGTGCAAGTGAAATTATTGCTTTAGATATTAATGAAGAAAAATTTGATTTAGCTAAAAAGCTAGGCGCTACTGCAGTATTTAACTCAAGCGATGATAATATTGTTGAAGCAGTTAAAGATTATGAACAAGGCGGGGTAGATTTTGCGTTCGAAACAGCTGGTGTGGTACCTGCCATGGACGTTGCCTATAAAATAACTAAAAGAGGTGGTACGACAACTTCTACAGGTTTACCTGATCCAAAACATAAATTTGCGTTTCCCCAAGTTACATTAGCTGCTGAAGAAAGAACGATTAAAGGTTCGTATGTAGGCAGTTGTGTGCCAGATAGAGATATACCTAATTTCATAAGTTTATATAAACAAGGGCGTTTGCCAGTAGATGAACTATTGACTGACACGCTTCCCTTAGAAGATATTAATGAAGGGTTTGATCGTTTAGCTAAAGGCGAAGCGGCGCGTTTAGTCATTACTATGGATAATTAA
- the bioB gene encoding biotin synthase BioB: MNLANNILSGKHLTKEQAYDIYTNDDIETMDLVNEAYKLRHYYYGKKVKLNMILNAKSGICPEDCGYCGQSRDMKHKERYALVSQEKIEQGAAAADENNIGTYCIVMSGRGPSNKEVDHISRTVESIKLKHPQLKICACLGLANEQQAAQLKSAGVDRYNHNLNTSERYHGEVVSTHTYEQRVNTVETMKKNNISPCSGVICGMGETNEDRIDMAFALQEIDADSIPINFLHPIKGTKFGSMDELTPMICLRILAMFRLINPTKEIRIAGGREVNLRSLQSTALLVANSIFVGDYLITGGQPNKLDYDMIQDMGFEIDYGFNELAQQ; encoded by the coding sequence ATGAATTTAGCTAATAATATTTTATCAGGGAAACACTTAACGAAGGAACAAGCCTATGATATTTATACTAATGATGACATCGAAACGATGGATTTAGTAAATGAAGCATACAAATTGAGACACTATTACTATGGTAAAAAAGTGAAATTAAATATGATTTTGAATGCTAAAAGTGGTATATGTCCGGAAGATTGTGGGTATTGTGGGCAATCTAGAGATATGAAACATAAAGAACGTTATGCATTAGTTTCCCAAGAAAAAATTGAACAAGGGGCAGCAGCTGCCGACGAAAATAATATAGGAACTTATTGTATTGTAATGAGTGGTAGAGGTCCTAGTAATAAAGAAGTAGACCATATTTCACGTACAGTAGAAAGCATTAAACTCAAACATCCACAATTGAAAATTTGTGCCTGTTTAGGCTTGGCTAATGAACAACAGGCCGCACAACTTAAGTCGGCAGGCGTGGATCGTTACAATCATAATCTTAATACGAGTGAACGCTATCATGGTGAGGTCGTTTCTACACATACATATGAACAACGGGTAAATACGGTTGAAACTATGAAGAAAAATAACATTTCCCCATGCTCAGGTGTTATTTGTGGCATGGGTGAAACTAATGAAGATAGAATTGATATGGCATTTGCGTTACAAGAAATCGATGCCGATAGTATACCAATTAACTTTCTTCATCCGATTAAAGGTACGAAATTTGGATCGATGGATGAGTTGACGCCAATGATTTGTTTACGAATCTTAGCTATGTTTAGATTAATTAATCCCACTAAAGAGATACGTATTGCAGGTGGACGAGAGGTTAACTTACGTTCACTACAATCCACGGCATTATTAGTTGCTAATTCAATATTTGTAGGTGATTACTTAATTACCGGAGGCCAACCTAATAAGTTGGACTACGATATGATACAAGATATGGGATTTGAAATTGATTATGGATTTAATGAGCTAGCTCAACAATAA
- a CDS encoding ROK family protein — translation MTMTDKQKEIRGKILNELYLRGPISRKDIARNTGITPATTTAITGELIKEGIIEANSLTDNDSKSKNRSGRKKVTLSITNYHSYYIGIELSRHFLTLCLINNAGEVITKQHHKVEILNFTNDEAINYLLAVLTNCLTYYQNLNIQAAGIAIPGHFDKQNQRIASSAEWQKFNLSRLINEAPVPLFLENNVHCMSLYEHLISTHNKGNNFVFFHAVQGIFLSSIYNESLYGVNNFSVGEIGHTIVYPNGERCECGRYGCLQNYLGGFNILKKAQHSYNHNQHSLLRGLVNISSDITLAKVAEAYRLGDTDITHIIEDAINAVVVTLNNLSMLIDTSKIYLHGPLFNDMITRHILTEYLSYKNLYQGLPDIDFDIIPYEVTNGARGAAILALSHSLIWSQ, via the coding sequence ATGACTATGACTGACAAACAAAAAGAAATTCGAGGAAAGATCTTAAATGAATTATATCTACGTGGACCTATATCGCGAAAAGATATCGCACGTAACACTGGCATCACACCAGCTACGACAACAGCAATCACTGGGGAGCTTATAAAAGAGGGAATAATTGAAGCTAATAGTTTAACTGACAACGACTCTAAGTCAAAAAATCGTTCAGGTCGCAAAAAAGTTACGTTATCAATTACTAATTATCATAGTTATTATATTGGTATAGAATTATCTCGCCATTTTTTAACATTATGTCTCATAAATAATGCTGGTGAGGTTATAACTAAACAACACCATAAAGTAGAAATTTTAAACTTTACTAATGATGAGGCAATAAATTACTTGTTAGCTGTACTCACCAATTGTTTAACATACTATCAAAATTTAAATATTCAAGCAGCAGGAATCGCAATACCCGGCCATTTCGATAAACAAAATCAACGTATTGCTTCCTCAGCTGAATGGCAAAAGTTTAATCTAAGTCGTTTAATTAATGAAGCACCAGTACCGCTATTTTTAGAAAATAACGTTCATTGTATGAGTCTATATGAGCATTTAATCTCAACGCATAATAAAGGAAATAATTTTGTATTTTTCCATGCCGTACAGGGCATTTTCTTATCAAGTATCTATAATGAAAGCCTATATGGCGTCAATAATTTCTCGGTTGGTGAGATTGGCCATACGATTGTCTATCCAAACGGCGAGCGTTGTGAGTGTGGTAGATATGGTTGTTTACAAAATTATTTAGGTGGGTTTAATATACTCAAAAAAGCTCAACACAGCTATAACCATAACCAACATTCACTGTTAAGAGGGCTAGTAAATATCTCTTCAGATATTACATTAGCTAAAGTAGCAGAGGCATATAGATTGGGTGATACAGATATAACTCATATTATTGAAGATGCTATTAATGCCGTTGTTGTTACGTTGAACAATTTATCAATGTTGATAGATACCTCAAAAATTTATTTGCACGGTCCTTTATTTAACGACATGATAACGCGTCACATTTTGACTGAATATTTAAGTTATAAAAATTTATATCAAGGCTTACCCGATATTGATTTTGACATTATCCCTTATGAAGTAACTAATGGTGCACGAGGTGCTGCAATACTCGCGTTGTCTCATTCTCTCATTTGGTCTCAATAA